The Arctopsyche grandis isolate Sample6627 chromosome 7, ASM5162203v2, whole genome shotgun sequence genome includes a window with the following:
- the LOC143914193 gene encoding SH3 domain-binding protein 5 homolog: protein MADEELDPRIQLELEKLNTETAEINKLELELEEANTTFRMLLNEATRRLKGLAQRLGTSVDRARPYHEGLTAAQDARAACQRAAVAYQRASEIHAAAKETVALAEQRFKSNQHEWQFDSAWQEMLNHATIKVMDAENQKSDSGREHHKRAQLFNTAETRLQQLEDQLRKYVLKSRPYFDEKQLCQEQLATQKERIEYLQDLISKAKFRYSQSLKMLEAISEEIHMKRRDMYDDSVGEYPVGPREPGVGAENYTDYSLELEMNDLGLRSKPHVNETEMNDEAGTLEELRRRVRRLAARPVEGGETGDIAWETELNETVNRLDQMLMMREKAQQAKVRDRCSPMPYKYVPEVYDNTSSLNSDESSPPSSSQIRPDTSTQPECGESSTADEPNTTSPIKYVDETPILQKITTPIKRVDETPLLRIMQLTEDIDVSDGKQLTGGDDVSEKISVNIVNESENVNISQTSEELIAKISSTEPIEEVISPICENSDLNVNVDASGKLDVVSEKDFKFVPLSYTISFDDTLNGDSVKETVYSENAPGESNENFASLTTMSKVLDERESPSGMSVDQLIENENVPSPQSERISSEMADGVERSTELGMSDDNTNIQN, encoded by the exons cTCGAACTGGAGAAACTCAATACGGAAACGGCTGAAATCAATAAATTGGAACTAGAACTTGAG GAGGCGAATACAACTTTTCGGATGCTTTTAAATGAAGCGACACGGCGACTCAAAGGTTTGGCTCAACGTCTCGGCACTAGTGTGGACAGAGCCAGGCCTTATCACGAGGGTTTAACAGCAGCTCAGGATGCTCGTGCCGCTTGCCAGAGAGCAGCCGTTGCATATCAACGCGCTAGTG AAATTCACGCCGCCGCTAAAGAAACTGTCGCATTAGCCGAGCAGCGTTTCAAAAGTAATCAACACGAGTGGCAATTCGATAGCGCGTGGCAAGAGATGCTCAATCATGCTACAATCAAG GTAATGGATGCTGAAAATCAAAAGTCTGATAGTGGTCGAGAGCATCATAAGCGGGCTCAACTTTTTAACACGGCTGAAACTAGG TTGCAACAATTGGAAGATCAACTTCGGAAGTATGTGTTGAAGTCGAGGCCGTATTTCGACGAGAAGCAGTTGTGCCAAGAGCAGCTCGCCACTCAAAAGGAACGCattgaatatttgcaagacttAATTTCCAAGGCTAAATTCAGATATTCTCAGTCGTTGAAAATGTTGGAGGCAATCTCGGAAGAAATCCATATGAAGCGCAGGGATATGTATGACGACAGTGTCGGAGAATATCCTGTAGGGCCTCGAGAACCCGGCGTCGGAGCGGAAAACTACACTGATTACTCACTTGAACTGGAAAT GAATGATCTTGGTCTACGGAGCAAGCCTCATGTTAATGAAACTGAGATGAATGATGAAGCTGGTACATTAGAGGAGCTAAGGCGACGGGTGCGTCGCTTGGCCGCTCGTCCCGTCGAAGGCGGTGAAACCGGCGACATCGCTTGGGAGACTGAATTGAACGAAACCGTAAACCGCTTGGATCAAATGCTTATGATGAGGGAAAAAGCTCAACAAGCGAAAGTCCGAGACAGATGCTCGCCAATGCCTTACAAATATGTGCCAGAAGTTTACGACAATACCTCTAGTTTGAACAGCGACGAATCGAGTCCACCGTCGTCTTCGCAGATCCGACCCGACACCAGCACACAACCGGAATGCGGAGAATCATCCACAGCTGATGAACCGAATACGACAAGTCCGATTAAATATGTCGATGAAACAccaatattgcaaaaaataacaacTCCGATTAAGCGTGTCGATGAAACGCCATTATTGCGAATAATGCAATTGACAGAAGATATTGACGTGTCTGACGGTAAACAATTGACTGGAGGTGACGACGTATCTGAGAAAATAAGTGTTAATATTGTAAACGAATctgaaaatgtaaatatatctcAAACGAGTGAagaattgattgcaaaaatttccagtACTGAACCTATCGAGGAAGTTATCTCGCCGATATGTGAAAATTCAGATTTAAATGTCAACGTAGATGCGTCGGGGAAGCTTGATGTTGTTTCggaaaaagattttaaatttgttcCTCTTTCGTATACCATTTCATTTGATGATACATTGAATGGTGATAGTGTAAAAGAGACAGTGTATTCGGAAAACGCTCCGGGTGAAAGTAATGAAAATTTTGCGTCCCTTACTACCATGTCGAAAGTTCTGGACGAGCGGGAGTCGCCCTCCGGTATGTCTGTAGATCAGCTCATTGAGAATGAGAACGTCCCGTCGCCGCAGTCTGAAAGAATCAGCAGTGAAATGGCTGATGGTGTTGAAAGGTCGACGGAGCTAGGAATGAGTGACGACAATACTAATATACAAAACTGA